The following are encoded in a window of Nibricoccus aquaticus genomic DNA:
- a CDS encoding asparaginase — MKISTVLLATSLVLSSSSLLVPCASAQEIPPITPPGLASSLPRIRLLSLGGTISGTAKERLNVTNYGAPRLSPEDWVTALPELALFARVTPEDVRPPENAEIDEAHWLKVAKRIQELATDDSVDGIVVTHGTNTMVETGYFFSLVVNIKKPVVMVGAQRPWTGMSGDGPLNMVNAVRVAATQAATGKGVLHAMNQNVFPIRDVTKTSAYRVHTFQGIDLGVIGVADPDIVKFYAEPTRLHTFKSEFNIAKLPAALPDVEIVYGYNGTPGYIVDAMVANGVKGIVVDGTGAGSVPRTTEDAIKRAQEKGVIIVATARTRGGRVQETPRRTEAKVVPGDNLPPEKARILLQLALTKTTDLAEIKRIFDQY; from the coding sequence ATGAAAATTTCCACCGTCCTTCTCGCCACGTCACTCGTTCTCAGCTCTTCGTCACTGCTCGTTCCCTGCGCATCCGCGCAGGAAATCCCGCCCATCACACCGCCCGGCCTCGCCTCCTCGCTCCCGCGCATCCGCCTCCTCTCCCTCGGCGGCACCATCTCCGGCACCGCCAAGGAACGCCTCAACGTCACCAACTACGGCGCTCCCCGCCTCAGCCCGGAAGACTGGGTCACCGCTCTTCCTGAACTCGCTCTCTTCGCCCGCGTGACGCCGGAAGATGTCCGCCCGCCGGAAAACGCCGAGATCGATGAGGCTCACTGGCTCAAGGTCGCCAAGCGTATCCAGGAACTGGCCACCGACGATTCCGTCGACGGCATCGTCGTCACTCATGGCACTAACACCATGGTCGAGACCGGCTACTTCTTCAGTCTCGTCGTGAATATCAAGAAGCCCGTCGTCATGGTCGGCGCCCAGCGTCCCTGGACCGGCATGAGCGGCGATGGCCCCCTCAACATGGTCAACGCCGTCCGCGTCGCCGCCACCCAGGCCGCCACCGGCAAAGGCGTTCTCCACGCCATGAATCAAAACGTGTTTCCCATCCGCGACGTCACCAAGACCAGCGCCTACCGCGTCCACACCTTTCAGGGCATCGACCTCGGCGTCATCGGCGTGGCCGATCCCGATATCGTGAAATTCTACGCCGAGCCCACCCGCCTCCACACCTTCAAGTCCGAGTTCAACATCGCGAAGCTCCCCGCCGCGCTCCCCGACGTCGAAATCGTCTACGGCTACAACGGCACCCCCGGCTACATCGTCGACGCCATGGTCGCCAACGGCGTCAAAGGCATTGTCGTCGACGGCACCGGTGCCGGCTCCGTCCCGCGCACGACCGAGGACGCTATCAAACGCGCCCAGGAAAAAGGCGTCATCATCGTCGCCACCGCCCGCACCCGCGGCGGCCGCGTCCAGGAAACTCCCCGCCGCACCGAGGCCAAAGTCGTCCCCGGCGATAATCTCCCGCCCGAGAAAGCCCGCATCCTCCTCCAGCTCGCGCTCACCAAGACCACCGACCTCGCCGAGATCAAACGCATCTTCGACCAGTACTGA
- a CDS encoding type II asparaginase, which yields MTFSLTSLSLAHVARAARALSLFRRSLLFVGCWSFAAVAVSTAAELPTVALFTTGGTIQSKGKHRLTLSEYNDGRVTPDELLTDLPELKTLAKVEVTEISNIGSGGVTTELLLKLAKSINATLARPDVAGAVVTHGTGTLEETAYFLQLTVNSAKPVVVVGAMRPFTAISRDGPYNLYNAVRTAATPDAAGKGVMVVLNDTIHSARFVTKNHTYHVETFVARELGPLGFVDSDRVVFYRNPLVRHTVTSEFDVSKIETLPQVDIVYGYQEASSAPIFALTKAGAKGIVFADSSPSYARAFSAAQAEGVVIVQSDRKGAGRVTLSERGAGRGIITADNLNAQKARILLRLALTKTSDPRQLQRIFNEY from the coding sequence ATGACCTTCTCCCTCACTTCGCTCTCGCTCGCCCACGTCGCTCGCGCGGCGCGTGCGCTCTCCCTTTTCCGACGGTCGTTGTTGTTCGTCGGATGTTGGTCGTTCGCCGCGGTGGCTGTTTCCACCGCGGCCGAACTTCCTACCGTCGCTCTCTTCACCACCGGCGGCACCATTCAAAGCAAAGGCAAACATCGCCTGACCCTTTCCGAGTATAATGACGGTCGCGTCACACCGGACGAACTCCTCACCGATCTCCCCGAGCTCAAAACTCTCGCCAAAGTCGAGGTCACCGAGATCAGCAACATCGGCTCCGGCGGCGTCACCACAGAGCTCCTCCTGAAACTCGCCAAATCCATCAACGCCACGCTCGCCCGTCCCGATGTCGCGGGCGCCGTCGTCACGCACGGCACCGGCACGCTCGAGGAAACCGCCTACTTCCTCCAGCTCACCGTCAACTCCGCCAAGCCCGTCGTCGTGGTCGGCGCCATGCGCCCGTTCACCGCCATCAGCCGCGACGGCCCGTACAATCTCTACAACGCCGTCCGCACCGCCGCCACGCCCGATGCCGCCGGCAAAGGCGTGATGGTCGTCCTCAACGACACCATCCACTCAGCCCGCTTCGTCACCAAGAACCATACCTACCACGTCGAGACCTTCGTCGCCCGCGAACTCGGGCCGCTCGGCTTCGTCGACTCCGACCGCGTCGTCTTCTACCGCAACCCGCTCGTCCGCCACACCGTCACCAGCGAGTTCGACGTATCCAAGATCGAGACACTCCCTCAGGTCGACATCGTCTACGGTTATCAAGAAGCCAGCTCCGCGCCCATCTTCGCCCTCACGAAGGCCGGCGCCAAAGGCATCGTCTTCGCCGACAGCTCCCCGTCCTACGCCCGCGCTTTCTCCGCCGCTCAGGCCGAAGGCGTCGTCATCGTCCAAAGCGACCGCAAGGGAGCCGGTCGCGTCACCCTCAGCGAACGCGGTGCCGGTCGCGGCATCATCACCGCCGACAACCTGAACGCTCAAAAAGCCCGCATCCTCCTGCGTCTCGCGCTCACCAAGACCTCCGATCCGCGCCAGCTCCAGCGCATCTTCAACGAATACTGA
- a CDS encoding amidase family protein — protein MSSLGSIFRRHTRAAFLALVIGQWSLVIPQASAADFNLTTATAADIQAAMSSGVLTSEKLVQLYLARIDAYDQKGPTIKSFLYVNPNAIAEARALDAERKTKGPRGPLHGTVAVVKDVFDTFDMPTTGGYLPLKGVKPSKDAFIVKKLREAGVVILGKNNQSDWYAAPETVAASTMGGNTLNPYDLKRTPGWSSSGTSAALASVMGTIGLGSETGFSIRTPTSDGNLYGLASTSGLISRDGQMWSYVTGERGGPMARSVYDLAATLDVIAGFDSFDLWTAQSLGQMPEKSYTSFIDKNGLRGARVGILKDAWEFGPSEPEVLELTQKALAVFPANGAKVVDGLTFGFSLKSYLVSNSLPSRFERITAVDLYLARQGPEYPYKNSSELMLGHEGVPMRPGVKAAIANAPDLNRDPEYRATLEGKAALRAAAIALMDKYQLDALIYPHRLRRPMLIGPRPSETVYSDTIQLSPLTGLPALVVPMGFTPDGNPVGLEILGRPWSEPTLIKIASGYEAVAKGVRKLPPTTPALPGESFSY, from the coding sequence ATGAGTTCCCTAGGTTCTATTTTTCGCCGCCACACCCGCGCCGCGTTTCTGGCATTGGTCATCGGTCAATGGTCATTGGTCATTCCGCAGGCCAGCGCAGCCGATTTCAACCTGACCACCGCCACCGCCGCCGACATCCAGGCCGCCATGTCCAGCGGTGTACTCACCTCCGAAAAACTCGTCCAGCTCTACCTCGCCCGCATAGACGCCTACGATCAGAAGGGCCCGACGATAAAATCCTTCCTCTACGTCAACCCCAACGCCATCGCCGAGGCCCGCGCCCTCGACGCCGAGCGCAAAACCAAAGGCCCGCGCGGTCCCCTCCACGGCACCGTCGCCGTCGTCAAAGACGTCTTCGACACCTTCGACATGCCCACCACCGGGGGCTACCTCCCGCTCAAAGGTGTGAAGCCTTCGAAGGACGCCTTTATCGTCAAAAAACTCCGCGAAGCCGGCGTCGTTATCCTCGGGAAAAACAACCAGTCCGACTGGTACGCCGCTCCCGAAACGGTCGCCGCCAGCACGATGGGCGGCAACACCCTCAATCCCTACGACCTCAAGCGCACGCCCGGCTGGTCCTCATCCGGCACCTCCGCCGCACTCGCCTCCGTCATGGGAACGATCGGCCTCGGCAGTGAAACTGGTTTCTCGATACGTACTCCCACAAGCGACGGCAATCTCTACGGCCTCGCCTCCACCTCCGGCCTCATCTCCCGCGACGGCCAGATGTGGAGCTACGTCACCGGCGAACGCGGCGGCCCCATGGCCCGCTCCGTATACGATCTCGCCGCCACCCTCGATGTCATCGCTGGCTTCGACTCCTTCGATCTCTGGACCGCCCAAAGCCTCGGCCAGATGCCCGAGAAATCCTACACGTCCTTCATCGACAAAAACGGCCTGCGCGGTGCCCGCGTCGGCATCCTCAAAGACGCCTGGGAGTTCGGCCCCTCAGAGCCCGAGGTTCTCGAACTCACCCAAAAAGCCCTCGCCGTTTTCCCCGCCAATGGCGCAAAGGTCGTCGATGGTCTGACTTTCGGTTTTAGTCTAAAATCCTACCTCGTTTCCAACAGTCTCCCCAGCCGCTTCGAGCGCATCACCGCCGTCGATCTCTACCTCGCACGCCAGGGCCCGGAGTATCCGTATAAAAACTCTAGCGAGCTCATGCTCGGCCACGAGGGCGTCCCCATGCGACCCGGCGTCAAAGCCGCTATTGCCAACGCACCCGATCTCAACCGCGACCCCGAGTACCGCGCCACGCTCGAAGGCAAAGCCGCCCTCCGCGCCGCCGCCATCGCGCTGATGGATAAGTACCAGCTCGACGCGCTCATCTACCCGCACCGCCTGCGCCGTCCGATGCTCATCGGTCCGCGTCCCTCCGAAACCGTTTACAGCGACACGATCCAGCTCAGCCCGCTCACTGGCCTGCCCGCGCTGGTCGTGCCGATGGGCTTCACGCCCGACGGCAATCCCGTCGGCCTCGAAATCCTCGGCCGCCCCTGGAGCGAACCCACGCTCATCAAGATCGCCTCCGGCTACGAAGCCGTCGCGAAAGGCGTCCGCAAACTTCCCCCCACCACACCCGCCCTCCCCGGCGAATCCTTCTCCTACTGA
- a CDS encoding amidase family protein, with amino-acid sequence MRPISLISSRSLRLCLLASGLCLLPQLQLRAAEFNLSTATIADIQAAMNSGALTSEKLTQLYINRIEAYDAKGPKIASVLFLNPNALAEARALDAERKTKGPRGPLHGVVVIAKDVFDTADMPTTGGFVPLKGVKPSKDAFIIKKLREAGCVILAKLNQSDWYGQPANTAASTLGGNTLNPYDLKRIPGWSSAGTGAGMAAVFGTIGLGSETGFSIRTPTSDSNLYGLSTTSGLISRDGQMWSYITGERGGPMTRSVYDLAASLDVIAGFDAFDLWTAQSLGKMPLESYVSFIDKNGLKGARVGVLKEGWDFHSPAHDPDVVAMAKKAIAVFGQNGAKVIDPVALGIDLPQYLEGNSLPSRYERIHAINHYLARQGPEYPFKNARQLLLDHGVPNVPGRPADKENIEDLPDLNRDPEYRATLAGKAALRAAVIALMDKYELDALIYPHKLSKPLPLGPRGDPERKYTANQMSPLTGLPAMIVPMGFTPDGNPVGLEILGRPWSEPTLIKIASGYEASAKDLRKLPPSTPALPGESITY; translated from the coding sequence ATGCGTCCTATCAGTCTCATCTCCAGTCGCTCGCTCCGTCTCTGCCTTCTGGCATCTGGCCTCTGTCTTCTTCCTCAGCTGCAGCTTCGCGCCGCCGAGTTCAACCTCTCTACCGCCACCATCGCCGACATCCAGGCCGCCATGAATTCCGGCGCGCTCACCTCGGAAAAGCTAACGCAGCTCTACATCAATCGCATCGAAGCCTACGACGCCAAAGGTCCGAAGATCGCCTCCGTACTCTTCCTCAACCCCAACGCCCTCGCCGAGGCTCGAGCCCTCGACGCCGAGCGCAAAACCAAAGGCCCGCGCGGCCCCCTCCACGGCGTCGTCGTCATCGCGAAAGACGTCTTCGACACCGCCGACATGCCCACCACCGGCGGCTTCGTCCCGCTCAAAGGCGTGAAGCCGTCCAAGGACGCCTTCATCATCAAAAAACTCCGCGAAGCCGGCTGCGTCATCCTCGCCAAACTCAATCAGTCCGACTGGTACGGCCAGCCCGCCAACACCGCCGCCAGCACTCTCGGCGGGAACACGCTCAACCCTTACGACCTCAAACGCATCCCCGGCTGGTCTAGCGCCGGCACCGGCGCAGGCATGGCCGCCGTCTTCGGCACCATCGGCCTCGGCAGTGAAACCGGTTTCTCGATACGCACCCCCACGTCCGACAGCAATCTCTACGGCCTCTCCACCACCTCCGGCCTCATCTCTCGCGATGGACAGATGTGGAGCTACATCACCGGCGAACGCGGCGGCCCCATGACCCGCTCCGTCTACGATCTCGCCGCTTCGCTCGATGTCATCGCCGGTTTCGACGCCTTCGATCTCTGGACCGCCCAAAGCCTCGGCAAAATGCCCCTCGAATCCTACGTCTCCTTCATCGACAAAAACGGCCTCAAAGGCGCCCGCGTAGGCGTGCTCAAAGAAGGCTGGGATTTCCACTCCCCCGCGCATGACCCCGACGTCGTCGCCATGGCGAAAAAAGCCATCGCCGTCTTCGGCCAGAACGGTGCCAAGGTCATCGACCCCGTCGCACTCGGCATCGATCTGCCGCAGTACCTGGAAGGAAATTCCCTCCCGAGCCGGTACGAGCGCATCCACGCGATCAATCACTACCTCGCCCGCCAGGGTCCGGAGTATCCGTTCAAAAATGCCCGCCAGCTCCTCCTCGATCACGGCGTCCCCAACGTCCCGGGCCGTCCGGCCGACAAAGAAAACATCGAGGACCTGCCCGACCTCAACCGCGACCCCGAGTACCGCGCCACTCTCGCCGGCAAAGCCGCCCTCCGCGCCGCCGTCATCGCACTCATGGACAAGTACGAACTCGATGCGCTCATCTACCCGCACAAGTTGAGCAAGCCTCTCCCTCTCGGCCCGCGCGGCGATCCAGAACGCAAATACACGGCCAATCAGATGAGCCCCCTCACCGGTTTGCCCGCGATGATCGTCCCGATGGGCTTCACCCCCGACGGCAATCCCGTCGGCCTCGAAATCCTCGGCCGCCCCTGGAGCGAACCCACGCTCATTAAAATCGCCTCCGGCTACGAAGCCTCCGCCAAAGACCTCCGCAAACTCCCGCCAAGCACCCCCGCCCTCCCCGGCGAATCCATCACCTACTGA